The Mycolicibacterium boenickei genome has a segment encoding these proteins:
- a CDS encoding Pls/PosA family non-ribosomal peptide synthetase has protein sequence MTAADGAHEIPPQYVLSPLAPEPRTLVDILHDTARRFPDAPALDDGTVQLTYSELIADIADSVSWLAARGIGRGDKLGIRMPSGSYALYVAILSVLACGAAYVPVDADDPDERAELVFGEANVVGVITEQGLVRGPGSSRGWRAAAPLGRDDAWIIFTSGSTGTPKGVAVTHRSAAAFVDAEAQMFLRDNPIGPGDRVLAGLSVAFDASCEEMWLAWRHGACLVPAPRSLVRSGMDLGPWLVSRDITVVSTVPTLAALWPAEALEAVRLLIFGGEACPPELAARLAVDGREVWNTYGPTEATVVACAAQLDGQGPVSIGLPLAGWDLAVVDKDSLPVAVGEVGELVIGGVGLARYLDPEKDAEKYAPMPTLGWNRAYRSGDLVRLEADGLYFQGRADDQVKVGGRRIELGEVDNALVHLPGVSGGAAAVRKTASGTPLLVGYIASTDPEFDLAAARAALSESLPAALVPRLVLLDELPTRTSGKVDRNALPWPPPGDADQDAPQLDGTMGWLAGLWRDVLGTPVEGPEADFIALGGGSLSAAQLVAALRQRYPLVTVADLYDHPRLGSLAGYLDELKPPPQIQSREVKPTPLLTQAAQVALSLPLATLTGMQWVVWLALLNNVAAQTGIVSWAHPLSWWWVLAGFVLFVTPPGRMGIAVLFARMLLSGLEPGTYRRGGPVHLRVWVAERLAAASGAENLAGAPWMVYYARALGNTVGKGVDMHSAPPVTGMLKIGHRASVEPEVDLTGHWIDGDLFHVGPVSIGNDATIGARTTLLPGATVGKNADVAPGSAVVGKVKNGQFWKGSPAVKSGKARHPWPDHRPGRAPLWVAVYGVSSLLLAGLPLLALAAGLAVIVWAVHDTASPADALLPALAWTPAAAVVALLTYAALTVIGVRILSVRLSEGYHPVRSRVGWQLWTTERLMDAARNYLFPIYASLLTPWWLRLLGAKVGKDTEISTALFTPKFTEVQDGAFLADDTMVASYELGGGWIHVAKATIGKRAFLGNSGITQPGRKVPDDGLVAVLSATPHKAKAGSSWLGSPPVRLRRNATAADALRTFHPSLRLKIMRSAVETCRVIPVIVTFAIGIAVLGALQAVTMRFGFLWAALTGGLVLLVAGAVAGTIAVIAKWLVVGRIRAVEHPLWSSFVWRNEVSDTFVETVAAPWFARAASGTPVMNLWLRGLGASIGRGVWCETYWLPEADLVALDTAATVNRGCVVQTHLFHDRIMRLDSVVLEEGSTLGPHCVALPAARLGAGATVGPGSLVMRGDEVPPSTRWQGNPIAPWNMFGKKRSAEKSSDKTAKKTEDPAA, from the coding sequence GTGACAGCTGCCGACGGTGCGCACGAGATTCCCCCGCAGTACGTGCTATCCCCACTGGCACCTGAGCCCCGCACGCTCGTCGACATCCTGCACGACACGGCGCGGCGTTTTCCCGATGCACCCGCGCTCGACGACGGCACCGTCCAACTGACCTACTCCGAGTTGATCGCCGACATCGCCGACAGCGTGTCCTGGTTGGCAGCCCGCGGTATCGGCCGTGGCGACAAGCTCGGAATCCGGATGCCCTCGGGCAGCTACGCGCTGTACGTGGCGATCCTGTCGGTGCTGGCCTGCGGCGCGGCCTACGTCCCGGTCGACGCCGACGACCCCGACGAGCGCGCCGAGCTGGTCTTCGGTGAGGCCAACGTGGTCGGCGTGATCACCGAGCAAGGACTGGTCCGCGGGCCGGGTTCGTCGCGCGGCTGGCGCGCCGCCGCCCCGCTGGGACGCGACGACGCCTGGATCATCTTCACCTCCGGCTCGACGGGCACCCCGAAAGGTGTGGCCGTCACGCACCGCAGCGCCGCGGCGTTCGTCGACGCCGAGGCGCAGATGTTCTTGCGGGACAACCCCATCGGACCCGGGGACCGGGTGCTGGCCGGGCTGTCGGTGGCCTTCGACGCGTCGTGCGAGGAGATGTGGCTGGCCTGGCGGCACGGCGCCTGCCTCGTGCCCGCCCCACGGTCGCTGGTGCGCAGCGGCATGGACCTGGGCCCGTGGCTGGTCTCGCGGGACATCACCGTGGTGTCCACGGTGCCGACGCTGGCCGCTCTGTGGCCGGCCGAAGCGTTGGAGGCCGTCCGGCTGTTGATCTTCGGCGGCGAGGCCTGCCCGCCTGAACTCGCGGCCCGGCTCGCGGTGGACGGCCGCGAGGTGTGGAACACCTACGGCCCCACCGAGGCCACCGTCGTGGCCTGCGCCGCACAGCTCGACGGCCAGGGCCCGGTCAGCATCGGCCTGCCGCTGGCCGGCTGGGACCTGGCGGTGGTGGACAAAGACAGCCTGCCGGTCGCGGTCGGCGAAGTCGGCGAGCTCGTGATCGGCGGGGTGGGCCTGGCCCGGTACCTCGACCCCGAGAAGGACGCCGAGAAGTACGCCCCGATGCCGACGCTGGGCTGGAACCGCGCCTACCGCAGCGGTGACCTGGTGCGCCTGGAGGCCGACGGCCTGTACTTCCAGGGCCGGGCCGACGATCAGGTCAAGGTCGGCGGCCGGCGCATCGAACTGGGTGAGGTGGACAACGCGCTCGTGCACCTGCCCGGCGTGAGCGGCGGCGCGGCCGCGGTCCGCAAGACCGCCAGCGGCACACCGCTGCTGGTCGGCTACATCGCCAGCACAGACCCGGAGTTCGACCTGGCCGCCGCGCGGGCCGCACTGTCGGAGTCGCTGCCCGCCGCCCTGGTGCCCAGGCTGGTGCTGCTCGACGAACTCCCCACCCGCACCTCGGGCAAGGTCGACCGCAACGCGTTGCCGTGGCCACCGCCCGGAGACGCCGATCAGGACGCCCCGCAGCTCGACGGCACCATGGGCTGGCTCGCCGGATTGTGGCGCGACGTGCTCGGCACCCCCGTCGAAGGCCCGGAAGCCGATTTCATCGCGCTGGGCGGCGGGTCACTGTCGGCCGCCCAGTTGGTGGCCGCGCTGCGCCAGCGCTACCCGCTGGTGACCGTCGCCGATCTGTACGACCATCCTCGGCTCGGCTCGCTGGCCGGCTACCTCGACGAACTCAAGCCGCCGCCGCAGATCCAATCCCGCGAGGTCAAACCGACCCCGCTGCTCACCCAGGCCGCACAGGTCGCGCTGTCGCTGCCGTTGGCCACCCTCACCGGCATGCAATGGGTGGTCTGGCTGGCGCTGCTGAACAACGTGGCCGCCCAGACCGGCATCGTGTCGTGGGCCCATCCGCTCAGCTGGTGGTGGGTGCTGGCCGGGTTCGTGCTGTTCGTCACCCCGCCGGGCCGCATGGGTATCGCGGTGCTGTTCGCCCGGATGCTGCTCAGCGGACTCGAACCCGGAACCTATCGCCGCGGCGGCCCCGTCCACCTGCGGGTCTGGGTCGCCGAACGGCTGGCCGCCGCCAGCGGCGCGGAGAACCTGGCCGGCGCCCCGTGGATGGTCTACTACGCCCGCGCCCTGGGCAACACCGTCGGCAAGGGCGTCGACATGCATTCGGCTCCGCCGGTGACCGGCATGCTCAAGATCGGCCACCGCGCCTCGGTCGAGCCCGAGGTGGATCTGACCGGGCACTGGATCGACGGCGACCTGTTCCATGTCGGCCCGGTGTCGATCGGCAACGACGCCACCATCGGCGCCCGCACCACGCTGCTTCCCGGGGCCACGGTCGGCAAGAACGCCGACGTCGCCCCCGGATCGGCGGTGGTCGGCAAGGTCAAGAACGGCCAGTTCTGGAAGGGCTCGCCCGCGGTGAAATCGGGCAAGGCCCGCCACCCCTGGCCCGATCACCGGCCGGGCCGCGCCCCGCTGTGGGTCGCGGTGTACGGCGTGTCCTCGCTGCTGCTGGCCGGTCTGCCGCTGCTCGCCCTGGCCGCCGGGCTGGCCGTGATCGTCTGGGCGGTGCACGACACCGCCTCACCGGCCGACGCGCTGCTGCCCGCACTGGCCTGGACCCCGGCCGCAGCGGTCGTCGCGCTGCTGACGTACGCCGCGCTGACCGTGATCGGGGTGCGCATCCTGTCGGTGCGGCTCTCGGAGGGTTATCACCCCGTGCGCAGCCGGGTGGGCTGGCAGCTGTGGACCACCGAGCGCCTGATGGACGCGGCCCGCAACTACCTGTTCCCGATCTACGCCAGCCTGCTCACCCCGTGGTGGCTGCGACTGCTCGGCGCGAAAGTCGGCAAGGACACCGAGATCTCGACTGCCCTGTTCACCCCCAAGTTCACGGAGGTACAGGACGGCGCGTTCCTGGCCGACGACACCATGGTGGCGTCCTACGAGCTGGGCGGCGGTTGGATCCACGTCGCCAAGGCCACCATCGGCAAGCGCGCGTTCCTCGGCAACTCCGGGATCACCCAGCCCGGCCGTAAGGTGCCCGACGACGGGCTGGTGGCGGTGCTGTCGGCCACGCCGCACAAGGCCAAGGCCGGCTCGTCATGGCTGGGCAGCCCACCGGTTCGGTTGCGCCGCAACGCCACCGCCGCCGATGCGCTGCGCACCTTCCATCCGTCGCTCCGGCTCAAGATCATGCGCTCGGCCGTCGAGACCTGCCGGGTGATCCCGGTGATCGTCACCTTCGCGATCGGCATCGCGGTGCTCGGCGCGCTGCAGGCCGTGACGATGCGGTTCGGATTCCTGTGGGCGGCGCTGACCGGAGGCCTGGTGTTGCTGGTCGCCGGTGCGGTGGCCGGGACCATCGCGGTGATCGCGAAGTGGTTGGTGGTCGGCCGGATTCGCGCGGTCGAGCATCCGCTGTGGTCGTCGTTCGTGTGGCGCAACGAGGTGTCGGACACGTTCGTCGAAACCGTCGCCGCCCCGTGGTTCGCCCGGGCAGCCAGCGGCACCCCGGTGATGAACCTGTGGCTACGCGGGCTGGGCGCCTCGATCGGCCGGGGCGTGTGGTGCGAGACCTACTGGCTGCCGGAAGCCGATCTGGTGGCGCTGGACACCGCCGCCACCGTCAACCGCGGCTGCGTCGTCCAGACGCATCTGTTCCACGACCGGATCATGCGGTTGGACAGCGTTGTGCTCGAAGAAGGTTCGACGCTGGGGCCGCACTGCGTGGCGCTGCCCGCGGCGCGGTTGGGTGCCGGCGCCACGGTCGGGCCCGGCTCACTGGTGATGCGCGGCGACGAAGTGCCGCCGTCGACGCGCTGGCAGGGCAACCCGATCGCACCGTGGAACATGTTCGGTAAGAAACGTTCCGCCGAAAAGTCCTCCGACAAGACCGCCAAGAAGACAGAAGACCCTGCCGCGTGA
- a CDS encoding M1 family metallopeptidase has protein sequence MTRSKKAAKKLAPPPVIDPYLPRNGNFGYRVSRYELDLEYKVAINRLAGTATITAVTLAALRTFTFDLSDALAVSRVSVNGRRPAQYRCSGGKLSITLASALPAGAAMTVVIRYNGTPRPIESYWGDVGFEELSNGALVAGQPNGAASWFPCDDHPSSKASYRIQISTDSPYYALANGELISRKARAGHTVWTYEQAEPTSSYLITLQIGQYESQRLTKTPVPMHAVLPAQLRRNFDHDFADQPQMMKLFIKLFGPYPLDSGYTVVVTEDDLEIPLEAQGISIFGANHCDGHRGAERLIAHELAHQWFGNSVTARRWRDIWLHEGFACYAEWLWSEHSGGRSAAEWAEHYYERLRDKPQDLLLSDPGPEDMFDDRVYKRGALTLHALRTLIGDHSFFALLRDWTARYRHSTAFTDDFTGLAAGYTDEPLQPLWQAWLYSKELPDL, from the coding sequence GTGACGCGATCCAAGAAAGCTGCGAAGAAGTTGGCGCCTCCGCCCGTGATCGACCCGTACCTGCCGCGCAACGGCAATTTCGGGTACCGGGTGTCGCGCTACGAACTCGACCTCGAATACAAGGTGGCGATCAACCGGCTGGCCGGGACCGCCACGATCACCGCGGTGACCCTGGCCGCGCTGCGCACCTTCACCTTCGACCTGTCCGATGCGCTGGCGGTGTCGCGGGTCTCGGTGAACGGACGGCGCCCGGCCCAGTACCGATGTTCGGGCGGGAAACTGTCGATCACCCTGGCCTCGGCGCTGCCGGCCGGCGCGGCGATGACCGTCGTCATCCGCTACAACGGCACCCCGAGGCCGATCGAATCCTATTGGGGTGACGTCGGTTTCGAGGAACTGTCGAACGGGGCCCTGGTGGCCGGCCAGCCCAACGGGGCGGCTTCCTGGTTCCCGTGCGACGACCATCCCAGCTCGAAGGCCAGCTACCGGATCCAGATCAGCACCGACAGCCCGTACTACGCGCTGGCCAACGGCGAGTTGATCTCCCGCAAGGCCCGCGCCGGGCACACCGTGTGGACCTACGAGCAGGCCGAGCCGACGTCGAGCTATCTGATCACCCTGCAGATCGGCCAGTACGAGAGCCAGCGGCTGACCAAGACACCGGTCCCGATGCACGCTGTGCTGCCCGCCCAGTTGCGGCGCAATTTCGACCACGACTTCGCCGATCAGCCGCAGATGATGAAGTTGTTCATCAAACTGTTCGGTCCGTACCCGCTGGACAGCGGCTACACCGTGGTGGTCACCGAGGACGACCTCGAGATACCGCTGGAAGCGCAGGGCATCTCGATCTTCGGGGCCAATCACTGCGACGGGCACCGCGGCGCCGAGCGGCTCATCGCCCACGAACTGGCACACCAGTGGTTCGGCAATTCCGTGACGGCGCGACGCTGGCGCGACATCTGGCTGCACGAGGGCTTCGCCTGCTACGCCGAGTGGCTGTGGTCCGAACACAGCGGCGGCCGCAGCGCCGCGGAGTGGGCCGAGCACTACTACGAACGGCTGCGCGACAAGCCTCAGGATCTGCTGCTATCCGATCCCGGACCCGAGGACATGTTCGACGACCGCGTCTACAAGCGCGGAGCCCTGACCCTGCACGCGCTGCGCACCCTGATCGGTGACCACAGTTTCTTTGCGCTCCTGCGGGATTGGACGGCCCGCTACCGGCACAGCACCGCATTCACCGATGACTTCACCGGGCTGGCCGCCGGGTACACCGACGAGCCGCTGCAACCGTTGTGGCAGGCCTGGTTGTATTCGAAAGAGCTGCCGGACCTGTGA
- a CDS encoding MATE family efflux transporter: MTDAGGAPATGPITRSSVARVGLATAVSALCGYAVLYLAARDLEPAGFSIFSVFWGAFGLVTGAANGLLQEATREVRSARHRDLSGAPTTHPMRIAGLVGIVAALVIAASSPLWSAHVFAESRALSVVLLSVGLAGFCLHATLLGMLAGVNRWTEYGALMVTDAGIRVAVAAATFVLGWGLAGFLWATVAGAVAWLIMLIAAPAARMAAGLLTAGSPATFLRGAAHSIAAAGASAILVMGFPVLLKATSGDLGAAGGVVILAVTLTRAPLLVPLTAMQGNLIAHFVDQRDKRLRALLAPAAAVAGLGAVGVAAAGLLGPWLLRVAFGEEYLAGGALLAWLTAAAVAIAMLTLTGAATVAAALHRAYALGWIIATVAAVALLLLPLGLEERTIIALLCGPLVGIAVHLGALARLALK, from the coding sequence GTGACCGATGCCGGCGGTGCTCCTGCTACGGGCCCGATCACGCGCAGCAGCGTCGCCCGCGTCGGACTGGCGACCGCGGTCAGCGCGCTGTGCGGCTACGCCGTGTTGTACCTGGCCGCCCGCGACCTCGAGCCCGCCGGCTTCTCGATCTTCAGCGTGTTCTGGGGTGCGTTCGGCCTCGTGACCGGGGCGGCCAACGGTCTGCTGCAAGAGGCCACCCGTGAAGTGCGGTCGGCCCGGCACCGCGATCTGAGCGGTGCCCCCACCACCCATCCGATGCGGATCGCCGGTCTGGTCGGCATCGTCGCGGCCCTGGTGATCGCGGCCAGTTCACCGCTGTGGAGCGCGCACGTCTTCGCCGAGTCGCGGGCGCTGAGCGTGGTGCTGCTCAGCGTCGGGCTGGCCGGCTTCTGTCTGCACGCCACCTTGCTCGGCATGCTCGCCGGGGTGAACCGCTGGACCGAGTACGGGGCCCTGATGGTCACCGACGCCGGAATCCGGGTGGCCGTCGCCGCCGCCACGTTCGTACTCGGCTGGGGATTGGCCGGGTTCCTGTGGGCGACCGTGGCCGGAGCGGTGGCCTGGCTGATCATGCTGATCGCCGCTCCGGCGGCACGGATGGCCGCGGGGCTGCTGACCGCGGGCAGCCCGGCGACGTTCCTGCGCGGTGCCGCGCACTCGATCGCCGCGGCCGGTGCCAGCGCGATCCTGGTGATGGGCTTCCCGGTGCTGCTCAAGGCCACCTCGGGCGACCTGGGCGCCGCAGGCGGTGTGGTGATCCTGGCCGTCACCCTGACCCGGGCACCACTGCTGGTTCCGCTCACCGCAATGCAGGGCAATCTGATCGCGCACTTCGTCGACCAGCGCGACAAGCGGTTGCGGGCACTGCTGGCCCCGGCCGCCGCGGTGGCCGGGCTGGGCGCCGTGGGCGTTGCCGCGGCCGGACTGCTCGGGCCCTGGCTGCTGCGGGTGGCGTTCGGCGAGGAGTACCTGGCCGGCGGGGCCTTGCTGGCCTGGCTGACCGCGGCCGCCGTCGCCATCGCGATGCTCACGCTGACCGGCGCCGCGACCGTCGCGGCGGCGCTGCACCGGGCCTATGCACTGGGCTGGATCATCGCCACGGTCGCCGCGGTGGCACTGCTGTTGCTGCCGCTCGGATTGGAGGAGCGCACCATCATCGCGCTGCTGTGCGGACCGCTCGTCGGAATTGCTGTTCACCTGGGCGCGCTGGCGAGGCTGGCGCTCAAGTGA
- a CDS encoding glycosyltransferase family 2 protein, with translation MRFQDVWIVIPAFNEANIIGDVISDVRSVFPNVVCVDDGSRDDTADLAFAAGAHVVPHPVNLGQGAAIQTGVEYARSRPGARVFATFDADGQHQVKDVMRMIDRLDADDVDLVVGTRFAGTVTHVPPVKRVILRAAAFLSPQSRSLGLTDAHNGLRVFNKTVADALNLTMNGMSHAGEFIALAAENHWRVAEEPVEILYTDYSKSKGQPLLNGVNIVFDGLLRRRMSR, from the coding sequence ATGCGCTTTCAGGACGTTTGGATCGTCATCCCCGCCTTCAACGAGGCGAACATCATCGGCGACGTCATCTCCGACGTGCGCTCGGTTTTCCCTAACGTGGTGTGCGTCGACGACGGCAGCCGCGACGACACCGCCGATCTGGCGTTCGCCGCAGGCGCGCACGTGGTCCCCCATCCGGTGAATCTGGGCCAGGGAGCTGCAATCCAGACCGGGGTGGAGTACGCCCGCAGCCGGCCCGGTGCCCGGGTGTTCGCCACCTTCGATGCGGATGGACAGCATCAGGTCAAAGACGTGATGCGGATGATCGATCGGCTCGACGCCGACGACGTCGACCTGGTGGTGGGTACCAGGTTCGCCGGCACCGTCACCCACGTCCCGCCGGTCAAGCGGGTCATCCTGCGCGCCGCGGCGTTTCTCAGCCCGCAGAGCCGCAGCCTCGGCTTGACCGACGCGCACAACGGGCTACGGGTGTTCAACAAGACTGTCGCGGATGCGCTCAACCTGACCATGAACGGCATGAGCCATGCCGGCGAGTTCATCGCACTGGCGGCCGAGAACCATTGGCGAGTAGCCGAGGAGCCTGTCGAGATTCTCTACACCGACTATTCGAAGTCGAAGGGACAGCCGCTGCTCAACGGCGTCAACATCGTCTTCGACGGGCTGTTGCGCAGGAGGATGTCCCGGTGA
- a CDS encoding DUF2304 domain-containing protein, which translates to MNWIQALLIVSVLALLAYLLGSRRSARSKAWVKVGFVLFVAAGIYAILRPDDTTVLANWLGVKRGTDLMEYVLIIAFVFVTLSTYLRFKDIELRYARLARSVALQNARVPEDT; encoded by the coding sequence GTGAACTGGATTCAGGCTCTGTTGATCGTCTCGGTCCTGGCGCTGTTGGCCTACCTCCTGGGGTCGCGGCGCAGCGCCCGGTCCAAAGCGTGGGTCAAGGTCGGTTTCGTGCTGTTCGTGGCGGCCGGGATCTACGCCATTCTTCGGCCCGATGACACCACGGTCCTCGCGAATTGGCTTGGCGTGAAACGCGGTACGGACCTGATGGAGTACGTGCTCATCATCGCGTTCGTGTTCGTCACGCTGTCGACATACCTGCGCTTCAAGGACATCGAGTTGCGCTACGCCCGGCTGGCCCGGTCGGTGGCCCTGCAGAACGCGCGAGTGCCGGAAGACACCTAG
- a CDS encoding TetR/AcrR family transcriptional regulator, producing MARTQQQRREETVARLLDAAIDTIIEVGYAKASAAVIAKRAKVSDGALFRHFPTMSDFMAATAQEVARRQLESGSKLVAEIPADQPPLPAVLTILRDIAGSDTNTVWHELMMAARTDEKLRGPLQTVLAEYIDNIYETAKSAPGADQIPEDVFAVLLTIVINTFDGAAMVRRVLPLPELEDARIAMLAALLSR from the coding sequence ATGGCCAGAACCCAACAGCAGCGCCGCGAGGAAACCGTCGCCCGACTACTCGACGCCGCCATCGACACCATCATCGAGGTCGGCTACGCCAAGGCCTCGGCTGCGGTGATCGCCAAGCGGGCCAAGGTTTCCGACGGCGCGCTGTTCCGGCACTTCCCGACCATGAGCGACTTCATGGCGGCCACGGCGCAAGAGGTGGCACGCCGTCAGCTGGAGTCAGGAAGCAAGCTGGTCGCGGAGATCCCCGCCGACCAGCCGCCACTACCGGCGGTGCTGACCATCCTGCGCGATATCGCGGGCAGCGACACCAACACCGTGTGGCATGAGCTCATGATGGCGGCCCGCACCGACGAAAAGCTCAGGGGCCCACTGCAGACCGTGCTGGCGGAGTACATCGACAACATCTACGAGACGGCCAAGAGCGCGCCGGGGGCCGATCAGATCCCCGAGGATGTCTTCGCGGTACTGCTGACCATCGTGATCAACACGTTCGACGGCGCGGCCATGGTGCGCCGCGTACTGCCGCTGCCGGAACTCGAGGACGCCCGGATCGCCATGCTGGCGGCGTTGCTCAGCCGCTAG
- a CDS encoding N-acyl-D-amino-acid deacylase family protein, which translates to MSYDVIVRNGLWFDGTGAPPQVRTLGIRDGVVVTVSATPLDETDCPDVINAGGKWVLPGFVDVHTHYDAEVLLDPGLRESVRHGVTTVLLGMCSLSTVYADTEDAADLFSRVEAVPRQFVLGALEQHKTWSGPAEYVKAIDELPLGPNIASLLGHSDLRASVLGLDRATTRGVTPTDAELETMAAKLDEALEAGMLGMSGMDAAIDKLDGDRFRSRALPSTFATWRERRRLIKVLRKRGRMLQSAPNVAKVHEALNFFLESSGMFGRRQGVRMSLLVSADAKSSPGAVRVLGPGVRLLNRILGSKVRFQHLPVPFELYSDGIDLPVFEEFGAGTAALHLKDQFERNKLLADPEYRRRFRKSFDRRVLGPTLWHRDFHDARIVECPDKSLIGKSFGQIADERGIHPLDAFLDVLVDNGERNVRWTTIVANDRPKYLDRLATDSSVHMGFSDAGAHLRNMAFYNFPVKLLKRVRDAQLAGRPFMTTEHAVHRLTAEVADWFGVSAGTLRQGDRADFVVLDPAGLNDSVVAYHEESVPFYGGLSRMVNRNDDAVVVTAVNGQVVFRDGQFREGYGESVKSGRYLRAGAEHLDHTPV; encoded by the coding sequence ATGTCCTACGACGTCATCGTTCGCAACGGCTTGTGGTTCGACGGCACCGGCGCCCCGCCGCAGGTCCGTACGCTGGGGATTCGCGACGGGGTAGTGGTCACGGTGTCGGCCACCCCGCTCGATGAGACCGACTGCCCGGATGTCATCAACGCCGGCGGCAAGTGGGTCCTGCCCGGCTTCGTCGACGTGCACACGCACTACGACGCCGAGGTGCTGCTCGATCCGGGCCTGCGGGAGTCGGTGCGGCACGGGGTGACCACGGTGCTGCTGGGCATGTGCTCGCTGTCCACGGTCTACGCCGACACCGAGGACGCGGCCGACCTGTTCAGCCGCGTCGAGGCGGTCCCGCGTCAGTTCGTGCTGGGCGCTCTGGAGCAGCACAAGACCTGGTCGGGTCCGGCCGAATACGTGAAGGCCATCGACGAATTGCCCCTGGGTCCGAACATCGCGTCACTGCTGGGTCATTCGGACTTGCGGGCCTCGGTGCTGGGACTGGACCGGGCCACCACCCGCGGGGTGACGCCGACCGACGCCGAGCTGGAGACCATGGCAGCCAAGCTCGACGAGGCGCTGGAAGCCGGCATGCTCGGCATGTCCGGGATGGACGCGGCGATCGACAAGCTCGACGGCGACCGGTTCCGGTCCCGTGCCCTGCCGTCGACATTCGCGACGTGGCGTGAGCGCCGGCGCCTGATCAAGGTACTGCGCAAGCGCGGCCGGATGCTGCAGAGCGCCCCGAATGTGGCCAAAGTCCATGAGGCACTGAACTTCTTCCTGGAGAGCAGCGGCATGTTCGGCCGCCGCCAGGGGGTCCGGATGAGCCTGCTGGTCTCGGCCGACGCCAAGTCCTCGCCCGGTGCGGTGCGAGTGCTGGGTCCCGGCGTTCGGCTGCTCAACCGGATCCTGGGCTCCAAGGTGCGTTTCCAGCACTTGCCCGTGCCGTTCGAATTGTATTCGGATGGAATCGATCTGCCGGTGTTCGAGGAGTTCGGCGCGGGTACCGCGGCGCTGCACCTCAAGGATCAATTCGAGCGCAACAAGCTGCTCGCCGACCCGGAGTACCGCCGCCGGTTCCGCAAGTCGTTCGACCGGCGCGTGCTCGGACCGACCCTGTGGCACCGCGACTTCCACGACGCCAGGATCGTCGAATGCCCCGACAAGTCGTTGATCGGCAAGAGCTTCGGGCAGATCGCCGACGAGCGTGGCATCCACCCGCTCGACGCCTTCCTCGACGTGCTCGTCGACAACGGTGAGCGCAACGTCCGATGGACGACGATCGTGGCCAACGACCGCCCCAAGTACCTGGACCGGCTGGCCACGGATTCCTCGGTGCACATGGGCTTCTCGGATGCCGGTGCGCACCTGCGCAACATGGCGTTCTACAACTTCCCGGTGAAGCTGCTCAAGCGGGTGCGCGACGCGCAGCTGGCGGGCCGGCCGTTCATGACCACCGAGCATGCCGTGCACCGGCTGACGGCCGAGGTGGCCGACTGGTTCGGCGTCTCGGCGGGCACACTGCGCCAAGGTGATCGGGCCGACTTCGTGGTGCTCGATCCGGCCGGCCTGAACGACTCGGTGGTGGCCTATCACGAGGAGTCGGTCCCGTTCTACGGCGGCCTGAGCCGCATGGTGAACCGCAACGACGACGCCGTCGTCGTCACCGCCGTCAACGGACAGGTGGTGTTCCGCGACGGTCAGTTCCGCGAGGGCTACGGCGAGTCGGTGAAATCGGGTCGCTACCTGCGGGCCGGCGCCGAGCATCTGGACCATACGCCGGTCTGA
- a CDS encoding GDP-mannose 4,6-dehydratase, whose protein sequence is MRTLVTGAAGFIGSTLVDRLLADGHSVVGLDDLSSGRAENLSSAENSKDFEFVKADIVDADLLGLLKDTQPEVIFHLAAQISVKRSVDDPQLDSTVNVVGVVRLAEAARQAGVRKVVHTSSGGSVYGTPPSYPTSEDVPTNPASPYAASKVAGEVYFNMFRNLYGLDCSHIAPANVYGPRQDPHGEAGVVAIFAQALLAGRPTKIFGDGSDTRDYVYVDDVVDAFVKASGTAGGGQRFNVGTGVDTSTREMHTAIALAVGAADNPEMHPPRLGDLRRSQLDISRARDVLGWRPQVDLAEGIPRTVEFFRSNSH, encoded by the coding sequence GTGCGAACACTGGTGACAGGAGCGGCAGGTTTCATCGGATCGACGCTGGTCGACCGGCTGCTGGCAGACGGGCACAGCGTCGTCGGGCTCGACGACCTGAGCTCGGGCCGGGCGGAGAACCTCAGCAGCGCCGAGAACAGCAAGGACTTCGAGTTCGTCAAGGCCGACATCGTCGATGCGGATCTGCTGGGCCTGCTCAAGGACACCCAGCCCGAGGTGATCTTCCACCTGGCCGCCCAGATCTCGGTGAAGCGTTCGGTGGACGATCCGCAGCTGGATTCCACGGTGAACGTGGTGGGCGTGGTCCGGTTGGCCGAGGCGGCGCGTCAGGCCGGTGTGCGCAAGGTGGTGCACACGTCCTCGGGTGGCTCGGTGTACGGCACCCCGCCGTCCTACCCGACGAGTGAGGATGTCCCGACCAATCCCGCATCGCCGTACGCGGCGAGCAAGGTGGCCGGTGAGGTGTACTTCAACATGTTCCGCAATCTGTACGGCCTGGATTGCTCCCACATCGCGCCTGCCAACGTGTATGGCCCCCGCCAGGATCCACATGGCGAGGCCGGCGTGGTGGCCATCTTCGCCCAGGCGCTGCTGGCGGGGCGGCCGACCAAGATCTTCGGTGACGGCTCCGATACCCGGGACTACGTGTACGTCGACGACGTCGTCGACGCCTTTGTGAAGGCGTCCGGGACGGCCGGCGGCGGTCAACGCTTCAACGTCGGTACCGGAGTCGACACCTCGACCCGCGAGATGCACACCGCGATCGCGCTGGCCGTGGGTGCTGCCGACAACCCGGAGATGCACCCGCCGCGGCTCGGTGACCTGCGTCGTTCCCAGCTCGACATCAGCCGGGCCAGGGATGTGCTGGGCTGGCGGCCGCAGGTGGACCTGGCGGAGGGGATTCCCCGGACGGTCGAATTCTTCCGGAGTAATTCTCACTAA